GTTTGCCGAGGCAACGAAGGCAAAGTCCTAGCACTTGCATCGAAAGGAAATCATGAAGGGAAGACACAGAATTGTCATGACTACGATCGCGATATTGTTGGCGGCCTGTGCCACGCAACATAAGGACGCCATCGCCAATGCTAATGCGGAGTCTGAAGGAAATTCGCAGCAAGAGGTCTTTCCCCTTCCACCTTTGAAGTACGACACGGCCGCATTCGAATCGCGCGTACGCGACGCGGGCGGCCGTGTCGATTTCGTGTTTGGCGATGCGCGTCCCTTTCCTCAGTGCCACGCGTCAACCGTGGTGGAGACCCCCGATGGGCAGCTCCTATGCGCTTGGTTTGGCGGTACCGAAGAGAAGAGTGATGACGTCGGGATTTGGCTATCGCGTTTCGAAGGTGGAGCGTGGTCGAATCCGGTCGAGGTCGCAAAGGTAAACGAGACGCCGCATTGGAACCCCGTGCTCTTTCGGGAATCGGACGGAACCATTGACCTTTTCTTTAAAGTAGGACGCGAGATACCGTTTTGGACGACGGTCTGGATTCGCTCGAAGGACGGTGGCCGGAGTTGGACGAAACCAGATGAGCTTGTGGTCGCGGATCAAGGTGGGCGTGGACCGGTGAAGAACAAACCGATCATTCTGTCAGACGGGACTTGGCTTGCCCCTGCATCGACAGAATTCAAAGGATGGAAGGCCTTTGCGGACCGCTCGTCCGACGGCGGCATCACGTGGGAACGTAGTATGGACTTTCCCGTGGATCCAGCCGTGGTGATTGGGCAAGGCGTGATCCAGCCCACATTCTGGGAATCGTCGCCTGGCAAGGTGCATGCACTTCTGCGAAGCACGGGGGGCAGTATCGGGCGCACGGACTCCTTGGACTACGGACGTACGTGGTCCCCGGTACGCCTGACGTCTCTCCCCAATCCCAATAGCGGAATTGATGCCCTGCGATTGGACGATGGCCGCGTGCTTCTGGTGTATAACCCGACGACGAGTAAGTCGTGGGGTAGGCGTTCACCGCTGAATCTGGCCGTTTCTTCGGACAACGGAGAAACGTGGACGGACCTTACCAGCCTGGAAACCGAACCGGGCATGGAATTCAGCTATCCCGCAATTGTGAGTACCTCCCACGGTGTGGCCGTGTCGTACACGTGGAAGCGGGAACGCGTTCGTTGCTGGCAGATACCGTTGGCAGCGCTGTAGACTACCGGCGCCTTCGTTTGGCAATTTTGGGTAACCTTCACGTGATACAGGGCAAGCAGGTTAAACCGTGTTCCATATGGCGCGCGCTGGCGGTGATCGCCGCGGCAGTGCTTTCTGCGCTTCATTCGCATGCCGATGGATCTCCTTCTGAACTAGGCGCGGAAGATCTTCTCATCGCCGCGTATCCCCAAGCATTGGTCCATTCAGATAATTCCGCAGAGATTCTCTGGCGTGACGGCACACGCATGGCTTTGGATAACGGTCTTGTGAAGGCATCATTTGAAGACCTTCTGAATAAGGCGAGCATTCTGGATCAAGTTATGGTTCAGTATCCCGCAGGATGGCCTTTCGATCGTTCACGCATTGCCGCGGACCCGGGGCGCGTCCGTAATGAGGCGTTCTTCCGAAAGTTGTACGGCAATACGCAGAAGTCGGTCGAAGATCGACTCGTTGATGTGCCGTGGCCGAATGGGACTTCCCCTGAGCGGGTGCGTTTTACATCCATCAATGGCGCGGCGGACGCGCTTGCGGCGGTGCGTGACGAGATTGGATCGTTAGGTCCGAAGGCTGCCCGCATCATTGCGCGGCCCAACGGGACCTTCAATTGGCGGCCCATTGCGGGTACGCAGCGGCTGA
This genomic window from Candidatus Hydrogenedentota bacterium contains:
- a CDS encoding M15 family metallopeptidase, with the protein product MIQGKQVKPCSIWRALAVIAAAVLSALHSHADGSPSELGAEDLLIAAYPQALVHSDNSAEILWRDGTRMALDNGLVKASFEDLLNKASILDQVMVQYPAGWPFDRSRIAADPGRVRNEAFFRKLYGNTQKSVEDRLVDVPWPNGTSPERVRFTSINGAADALAAVRDEIGSLGPKAARIIARPNGTFNWRPIAGTQRLSMHSFGAAIDFDLPGNLSRYWRWDGKEAGTYPSGVLEDDALGAVVRAFEKHGFIWGGKWGHYDTVHFEYRPELLRQESVDSKRVAKVPADR
- a CDS encoding exo-alpha-sialidase, which codes for MTTIAILLAACATQHKDAIANANAESEGNSQQEVFPLPPLKYDTAAFESRVRDAGGRVDFVFGDARPFPQCHASTVVETPDGQLLCAWFGGTEEKSDDVGIWLSRFEGGAWSNPVEVAKVNETPHWNPVLFRESDGTIDLFFKVGREIPFWTTVWIRSKDGGRSWTKPDELVVADQGGRGPVKNKPIILSDGTWLAPASTEFKGWKAFADRSSDGGITWERSMDFPVDPAVVIGQGVIQPTFWESSPGKVHALLRSTGGSIGRTDSLDYGRTWSPVRLTSLPNPNSGIDALRLDDGRVLLVYNPTTSKSWGRRSPLNLAVSSDNGETWTDLTSLETEPGMEFSYPAIVSTSHGVAVSYTWKRERVRCWQIPLAAL